Proteins encoded in a region of the Desulfuromonas thiophila genome:
- a CDS encoding sensor histidine kinase — protein MFSLDLLFNLALLVALSVLSGFIDKRWDRNRRSGQLLQGLLFGGAAVLGMLRPLVAGPGLIFDGRSVMISLCALFFGPVAGSIASLLPLGLRIQLGGVGTLVGCLVILSSMTLGWLGHRRLRRSGALPSTGQLHGFGLLVHLAMMALMLALPAELVWTVEKTIGPPVLLFYPLATILVGKILTDQLTARSALQALQRQARELQQRNVELERFNHTISHDLKSPLVTSMAFLSFLEQDLASDNRERIASDLHHLRTATRQMEQLLDGLLRFSRLGQPGEPPQSFFYDELIEEVQVLLGGLLQQHQVALEIRPCRLRLLAQRPRLLELWQNLIENAIKYRRADQPLQIRLGVISEPTATARFYVGDNGQGIEPGYAEKIFGLFEQLDRNTPGSGLGLALAKRIVEQYDGRIWVESAGAGQGCCFFFTLPAALADPRPPRC, from the coding sequence GTGTTTTCCCTTGATCTGCTGTTCAACCTGGCGTTGCTGGTGGCTCTGAGCGTGCTGTCCGGTTTCATCGACAAACGCTGGGACCGCAACCGTCGCAGCGGTCAGCTGCTGCAGGGCCTGCTGTTCGGCGGCGCGGCCGTGCTGGGCATGCTGCGGCCGCTGGTGGCCGGGCCGGGGCTGATCTTCGATGGCCGTTCGGTCATGATCAGCCTGTGCGCCCTCTTCTTCGGTCCCGTGGCCGGCAGCATTGCCAGCCTGTTGCCCCTCGGCCTCCGTATTCAGCTGGGCGGCGTCGGCACCCTGGTCGGTTGTCTGGTCATTCTGTCCTCCATGACGCTGGGCTGGCTTGGCCACCGGCGTCTGCGCCGTTCAGGGGCCTTGCCGTCTACCGGGCAACTGCACGGTTTCGGCCTGCTGGTCCATCTGGCCATGATGGCCCTGATGCTGGCCCTGCCGGCCGAACTGGTCTGGACCGTTGAAAAAACCATCGGCCCGCCGGTGTTGCTGTTCTATCCGCTGGCCACCATTCTGGTCGGCAAGATCCTGACCGATCAGCTGACCGCCCGCTCCGCCCTGCAGGCGCTGCAACGTCAGGCCCGTGAACTGCAACAGCGCAACGTCGAGCTGGAACGCTTCAACCACACCATCTCCCACGACCTCAAATCACCACTGGTGACCTCGATGGCGTTCCTGAGCTTTCTCGAACAGGATCTCGCCAGCGACAACCGCGAACGCATTGCCAGCGACCTGCACCATCTGCGCACCGCCACCCGTCAGATGGAGCAGCTGCTCGATGGTCTGCTGCGCTTCTCGCGCCTGGGGCAGCCGGGGGAGCCGCCACAAAGCTTCTTCTACGATGAACTGATCGAGGAGGTGCAGGTGCTGCTTGGCGGTCTGTTGCAGCAGCATCAGGTCGCGCTGGAGATCCGGCCCTGTCGGCTGCGCCTGCTGGCCCAGCGGCCCAGGCTGCTGGAGCTGTGGCAGAACCTGATCGAAAACGCCATCAAGTACCGGCGCGCCGACCAGCCCTTGCAGATCCGTCTGGGCGTCATCAGCGAGCCGACCGCCACAGCCCGCTTCTATGTGGGCGACAACGGCCAGGGTATCGAACCCGGCTATGCCGAAAAAATCTTCGGCCTGTTCGAACAGCTCGACCGCAACACTCCCGGCAGTGGCCTGGGACTGGCGCTGGCCAAGCGCATTGTCGAGCAATACGACGGCCGTATCTGGGTGGAATCGGCCGGTGCGGGACAAGGCTGCTGCTTCTTCTTCACCCTGCCGGCGGCCCTGGCCGATCCGCGGCCGCCCCGTTGCTGA